CCTGATCATTTTATTCATCTCCCTGCTATCCAAAGATTGGTGCCCAGTTCTTCTATCCCTCCATATTTCTACCTTTATACTTGTCTATTTCATTTCTATGCCTTCTCCCATTTCTCTAGAAAGAATTCCACCTGCTAATGTTCCATTCAACTGATCATATgatctatgtaggaaggaactgcagatgctgatttaaaccaaagatacacgcaaaaagttggagtaactcaggtagacaggcagcatctctggagacccttcttcagacaatagcccgcttcctttatcatagttactttattgcatatctatcattcgttgttctttatctctctacatcatttatacctctcgtttcccttatccctaaacagtctgaacaagggtctcgacccaaaatgtcacccattccttctctccagagatgatgcctgtcccactgagttactccagctttgatcTATACTATCCTCTAGTCCAAATCCTTCCTTCACCACAGTCATCTTTCTATCCACAAACTTTGATTTCCTCAAAATTTAAATCTCTAATGCAATAATACATGTACCAGACCCTATGGACCCCACTCAATACGGCACCCAATACCTTTTGTTTTCAGACACCAAAACAATGTTACTCTCCATTAGACTCCACAaggtttttattttgaaaactagcCTGTCATGATTATCAAAAACCTTGCTAAAATCGATGCAGCCGAACACTGTCTGCTTCAACCATCCATTTTGCCATCTCAAAAGAAACAAGTTAATCAGTCCCAGCTTCCCAGGCAGCAATTTCTGATGAATTAGTGCTTTTCTAAATGAAGGTTTATTTTGTCCCTCTTGAATCTATTCAAATAATTTGCTCGAGTAACTGGCCTGAAATTACCCATTTCAAGACAGTggaagcaattttaaaaaaaagttactttCCTGCTCCTCAATGTTTAATTAATAGTTAAAATATCATACCTCAATGGAATCTGAAGAGTATCGGGTTTTTTTATTTCCATTCGATCTGGATGATTCTCTGGAAATTCTACGACATCTTCGCCGTCCACGAGATGCTGACATCTCATGAAATATTTGGCCTTTTCTCAAATCCTCCATTTCAGAAAGGGCTTTGCTGCTGGTATTCCAAGTGGCAGAGTTATTTCTGCAGACATGTTTTATGCCTTTTCCTTTTACAAGTTCTATTTTACAACAACTACAAAATTGCTCTCTCTCAGAAAGATGTTGATTTCCTACGGTTTTGTTGCCAATTTGATCATTGCAGGTAGAGATTGCAGGGTAGAAAGATGAATGGGCATTACGCATCAGGTGAGAGTATGACAGTTGGTGTCTTCCATGCATGGCATCGGAAAAGGATGATTCCTCATCCTTTGAGGAGATTTCTTCAAAAGATACATCAAGAACTCTTGGATGGTGCTGCAACATTTGAGGACCATCTTTCCAGCAATTACTTTGTGCTTGGTCTTGTAGCCATGCCAGCACACTTGCAGAAGGTATGTATTCTTCAGCTGACTCAAGGGAAGCATCACTTTTCAATACCTCACATATTTTTTCTTCATTTAATGGCTCTGCTGAAATAATCTTTCCATTGTCTTTATTGGTTGCATTCTTCACTTTTCCATCTCGTTTGAAACGGCCACTTGAGTTCCTTTGCAATGGAGCTTTTTCCAACGCCTCATGTACAAATTCATTTGTTGGAAATTTGCAGCTTTTATTGGTTTTGCATTGCAAACTGTCCACTTTATCATGCATGCCTGGGTAGCATGAAACTTCATCTTTTGTGCTAGATTCAAATCCTGCTTCTGGAGATTTGTTTGAATCCAGCAACATTTCCCCCTGTGATAGGGCTGGAAGTGTACACTTTTCTGGAACTTCTGTTTTCCGAACTATTTTGTCAGCTTCAAATGAACCATAAATAGGCACCCCACTCTCACAGGCACTTACAGACCAAACTTTACATTGAACACCTTCTTCTACCTTTTTATTAGGAGTATTATATATGGGTACAGTGGTTTCAAATGACCTCCATACATTTATAGAAGGTGCTCCTTCATTGCATTCTATTCTTATTTTTTCTTTTTGTAAAGCATAACCACCTGCCTTGGCATTCTTGGTTGCCACAGCAGCACTAGTTTCTTCTGTCTCATTTGACTCGCCCTGTATTCTTTTGTGCACTACTCTTGCCTGGAGGATATCTGCACTGCCAGAAGTTGATTCAGTATCAGGGGTCTTCTGGTGCCTTACTTCAGCCGCCTGTCTGCTACTTGCCATAGTTTCAGTGATCACATCTGCCCTTTTCGGTTGGGCTGGATTGGTTTCACTCGTATCAGTTTGCACTTCTGAACTAGTCATATTCCTTCTAAAGGGATAATGTCTGAATCGGGTAGAGTGATAAAATGTTGGGCGAGCGACAAATGAATTAAAATAGGGCCTTCTGAAGTTTGTGGGAGGCATTGGTGATTGTGGGCCATAGCTTCTTGGGAATGGCATTTGACACACCGGATAATACAAGCTACCACCAAATTCTAACAGGAAGGAAGGGACAAATTAGTTGAGTAACAAATAATCTTTTATCAAACAAACtaattaaaagcctcttaagccaCATGCCACAACATTCGTTTTGGGAACTGTTAAAATAATTGCCAAGTATTTTAGCATTCCTTCACGAAGTTTGCCTCTGTGGCTAACActtgattaattaattaaaacattaaaatcaaGCCTGatgaaagtggcaacaaaagGAGAGGTCATGACACTGAACACAAATCATGCTGATGTTTGTTCTAGAGTTGGAACCAGCATTTCATTTGCTCAGCGGCCAATTAGTCTGCCTTGCACTTTTTATTCTTCATTTCAGGACACGTTACCAGCAAGACAAAATGTATTGTCCCTCTCTTACTACACTGGAGAAGGTAGAGTCAGTGTCACATAAGCAGAGAAACAAAGCCCATCACATCTATGCTGACCATTAAGtgtacagttctgatcacccATCTATAGGTAGAACAATTTTAAACAACACTAATAAAGTGGAAAGGATgcaccaaaaaaaaacaaattctgAAGGATGTTACAGGGTCTGGAAGTTAAGTTGCAAGGAGAGGCTAGATAGGCTTGGACCATTAGAGGCTGAGGGGGTAACCTTAGACTTTTACAAAATCATGACGGGAATAGGCAAGGTGATTTGTCAGTCTTCATCCAAAAGGTAGGAGAGTCTAAAAGTAGGGGACAGGTGAGGAGAGATACTTTAATAAAACTtcattcacacagagattggtgtgtatatggaaggaGTGGTCAGAGGAAGTTGTATGGGCGAgttcaattatgacatttaaaggacacttgggggggtacatggatatgaaagatttggaggggtggaggccaggcaaatgggacgagctcagTTGGGCAAATTcgatgagttaggctgaagggcacaTTTCCCTGCTCCATGACTGACCAAGTACCAACATATACCAATTCCATTTACTAATACTTGGCCCACAGGCTTCTCAGCCTTGACGGGCTGGTccaaacagtattaaaaaatgtttgaagcacccacctccaccaccttctcaggCAGTGAATTCAAGATTTCAAACACCGTCTGGGTAGAAAGTTCTCAAATCCACtgactcctttactcaaatccatgtcctctggttttaaaCGTCTAAATTAGGAGAGAATGCTTCTCGCTATTGACCCTATTAATGTCCCTTCTTGAACGACGTCTCTCCCTTTAAAAGCAGTCAGCCACACTAGACTAGTTAGATTACAGAAGACCGCTCCTCAATAGTAACTGCAAAGTgggcgggagagagaggtggaaagATCAGCCCTTTTCCATCCTGGAAACTAAACAAGGAATCCAGATTAAATTAATCGATCCTCGGCAGGTTTACCGACTCGTCCCTAGCCGGGTTTTCCAACTGTCGTCATTAACTGAACACAGGTCAAAGCCTAACCTGGAACAGCCAAGGCGAGTCTGAAGACCAAACATTAACTAAATTTATCAACAAAGTCCACTGAAAGAGTATAATTGTGTTGCGAAACGACAAATTTGAGTCAAATGTATAAATCAGGCCAACACACGGAATGAAATGAACACCAGTTAAAAGATTAAGTCAACTCGCAACTGTAGGATATTGGCAAAGCTGCTTACTTACCCACTGTGGGATAGAAGTATGGGTGGAAGGCGGGAGGTTGCACGAAAGGAGACATAGGAGGCACAAACATGTGTGGTGAAGGCATTGGTTGAAAGAAGAAGGACCGGTTGTGGTTTGGTGGGTGACCATCTTCCGGTCTTTGGCAGGTTGGTGAAGAATTCATTGCGATTCGCGACACGCAAAGAACCAAAATCAAACCCCAATTGTGCAGGATCGGTGTCAGATTCATCGAAGCTCCAACTGAAAAACAGGCAAAAGCATTAACTAAacctgtgacataaatacactttCACTCGAAAAGACTGATTCTTTTAAAGTTATAAACACACAAGACCAACGACAATAAATTCAGGTTTTAGCTTTGAAAGCGCCCATAACGCACCTACTTCATACACTCCTAAGCGAGAGAGAGAACAGCCATCAGCCTGCTCTTTGCATTTACACAACACAACGCTAATGGCACGAATTACCTTATCTGCCAACATGATTTACCCGTGCATTTATCAATTAGCGGCCAACAACCAGCCAGTCACGCGAATCCATTAATTTCATTTGACAGCACTGATTCTCGAAGCTGTGTGACGAAACAGTTTTAGAACTAGTTTTATGCAGATATTATGGGTCCAGTTAGTTATTCTACAACATTCTGCCGTCCTCTTTTAGATAAAAACTTGTGATGAAAATATTCCAACAGGTGGGGAAACTTAATGCCGTCCTCGAACGATTGTGACAACGGAAGTAACACATGTGATTAGAACAAACTGAAGATAATTAGAAACAATTTCATGTTTTTAATTTAAGATTTTCAGAACCCACATTATGTTTCCTTTTGTAATTTCAGATTATTCTGACTTTTCCATTTCGTTATTTTCTTCTTTCAATTGCTCCCTTGTCATTGGACCTGCCATACTTTCCATtcttcattgttcttcccctttgTTTTCTCTTCGCAATGCCTCCCTTTTCTGCATCTTGAAACGTGTTTATTTCTATTTTACTGATGTGTACAAtataggaataggaatataggTCAGATGAAAGTGCAACTAAAGAAATAGTTTAGAGCCATAGAATATCATggtgtcacacagcatggaatcaggccatttggcccacagcatTCGTGCTGACCAATAGAAACCTATCTGTATTAATGTCTGTATTAATATGTATTAATCATCAGCACTTGGTTCATTGTCATGTTTATaatttcatgtcataggagcagaattaggtaattcggcccatcgagtgtcttccgccattcaatcatgactgatctatcttttacACTGAGGCAATTCTAGTCTATTCTAGTCACTTAGGTGCTGTCAGTGACCCTGCTATTGTTACTCTTGCAGGCAAGACAATGTCCAATAATCAACACTCTCTGGATTAAAAAGGTCCCCTTCATATCCATTCTAAATctcttaaccctaaccctaatttcGTATCCTCTAGTTTTAGCTACCTCTGATATGGGCAGGCCCGTCTTAACGCATGGGCATGCTGGGCTGTTGCCTGGGGCCccacgagcataggggccccatgctaatctatgtattgtagaacatgaaaacggagaagaacatcgcaggtgcatgacggcatatttgattcggtataaagaaactggaagtgtagggacctcagtgcactgctttgcccgggggcctataatgctgttaagatGGCCCTGGATATGGGGAAACGTTTCTTGTTGTCTAGCTTACCAATACATAATTGTGCAAACCTCAAGTGTCAAGAGTTCAAGACATTGTCAAATGTCCTGAAATGGAAGAATTCAATTCTTATTCCTCTCCTCCAGGGAAAACAGGCCTAGTCTCTCCTTGTAACTGAAATGttccaacatcctggtgaatattCTCTGCATCCTCTCAGCGCTATCAAATCTTTCCGATAGAATGGTGACcataactgtacacagtactccagctgAGGTCTGACCATTGTTTTATAATCTCCGTGCTTTTGTATTATTGCCCTTACTAATGAAGGCTAGCATCCCATATTACTTCTTAACCATATTATTTACCTTTGCTGGTACTTTCAATGCTCTATGGACTCGTAAACCAAGGACCTTCCGTTACTCTGTATTCCCTAAGATCCTACTATTCATGGGGTATGCCCTAGCTTTATAAGTGCGCACAACTCACATGTGTCTGGATTGAACTCTTTCTCACATTTCTCTGCTCATTTCATCAACATATCACCAtgtagcctaaagggcctgtcccacttacgcgactttttcggcaactaccggcacccgtcataggtcgccgaaaattttcaacatgttgaaaattcagcggtgaccagaaagacgctacgactctttggatgactgggagactactcacgaccatacaggcgacaccctggcgacatgtcatggggtgaagcctgtatggtcgtgaatagtgcccaaagagtcgtaccttgttttgGTCGCCGCgggatttttaacatgttgaaaattttcgacgacctgtaacgacctacaaggggtgccggcagtcgctgaaaaagtcgcgtaagtgggacaggcccttaagactaccTTCACACTATCGACAGCTCCATC
This genomic stretch from Amblyraja radiata isolate CabotCenter1 chromosome 4, sAmbRad1.1.pri, whole genome shotgun sequence harbors:
- the LOC116972554 gene encoding uncharacterized protein LOC116972554, coding for MLADKVIRAISVVLCKCKEQADGCSLSRLGVYEVVGASMNLTPILHNWGLILVLCVSRIAMNSSPTCQRPEDGHPPNHNRSFFFQPMPSPHMFVPPMSPFVQPPAFHPYFYPTVEFGGSLYYPVCQMPFPRSYGPQSPMPPTNFRRPYFNSFVARPTFYHSTRFRHYPFRRNMTSSEVQTDTSETNPAQPKRADVITETMASSRQAAEVRHQKTPDTESTSGSADILQARVVHKRIQGESNETEETSAAVATKNAKAGGYALQKEKIRIECNEGAPSINVWRSFETTVPIYNTPNKKVEEGVQCKVWSVSACESGVPIYGSFEADKIVRKTEVPEKCTLPALSQGEMLLDSNKSPEAGFESSTKDEVSCYPGMHDKVDSLQCKTNKSCKFPTNEFVHEALEKAPLQRNSSGRFKRDGKVKNATNKDNGKIISAEPLNEEKICEVLKSDASLESAEEYIPSASVLAWLQDQAQSNCWKDGPQMLQHHPRVLDVSFEEISSKDEESSFSDAMHGRHQLSYSHLMRNAHSSFYPAISTCNDQIGNKTVGNQHLSEREQFCSCCKIELVKGKGIKHVCRNNSATWNTSSKALSEMEDLRKGQIFHEMSASRGRRRCRRISRESSRSNGNKKTRYSSDSIEVSEEQDYDSRAENPGKAKVGGFSNTKISRRSPKISPLQFSNRLQQEKARAKKRQDMIKYIINQREQTKLGTEHQERRKSGQISKLEWKQKGGRRHKYTRKTMSVQNASEDSVDEYWNKVGARPKSATQSFDDADSEKLEQIKPSCKSVPRKRATQKLNEMDFWNLSDLHAFQGNALRRGRAKCAKKPAPLYHVKKEHLDAIKKCTSHFKCLHNVE